In the genome of Desulfofarcimen acetoxidans DSM 771, one region contains:
- a CDS encoding CvpA family protein, whose amino-acid sequence MNWLDIIFIIIIIYSAMIGFFTGLIKSLTKLISIIGGLFAAYKYYGELVAYINSVWHCEKIITSWITNWLKSKYVPFYKGDIPAISELSGMLAVHILELTCFLFVFLAAYMIIKILGSFLSGITSLVFLKPVDRLMGSLVGIIKGTAVVLIFILVMTHLQLYADVFLGNEKLSYYLDQSINNSIMIPYGEKLLGMLKNFFGFTFNYYKNDQYMDMIKIIQLIKNQ is encoded by the coding sequence ATGAACTGGTTGGACATTATATTTATTATCATAATTATTTATTCAGCTATGATTGGTTTTTTTACCGGGTTAATTAAAAGCCTGACAAAATTGATAAGCATAATAGGCGGATTATTTGCAGCTTATAAATATTACGGGGAATTAGTGGCTTACATAAATTCTGTTTGGCATTGTGAAAAAATAATAACATCATGGATTACAAATTGGCTTAAATCAAAATATGTTCCTTTTTATAAAGGGGATATTCCGGCAATATCTGAATTAAGCGGTATGCTGGCAGTTCATATATTGGAATTAACATGCTTTTTGTTTGTATTTCTAGCTGCTTATATGATAATAAAAATATTAGGTTCTTTTTTATCCGGTATTACATCCCTGGTTTTTTTAAAGCCAGTGGACCGCCTTATGGGTAGTTTAGTTGGTATTATAAAAGGTACGGCCGTAGTTCTTATATTTATACTGGTAATGACACACTTGCAATTATATGCTGATGTTTTTTTAGGTAATGAAAAACTTAGCTATTATCTAGATCAAAGCATAAATAATTCAATTATGATACCTTATGGAGAAAAATTGTTAGGCATGCTAAAGAACTTTTTTGGTTTCACATTTAACTATTATAAGAATGATCAATACATGGATATGATAAAAATTATCCAACTAATAAAAAATCAATGA